The following are encoded together in the Nocardioides okcheonensis genome:
- a CDS encoding lysophospholipid acyltransferase family protein, with product MRVRKLEQKRGWAMTVAAVILKPTLLSATSRTWIDGEKIPASGGCIVAINHISHVDPLLSAHFLYDHGRLPRYLAKSGLFANKYLGGFLTSAGQIPVERLSRNAVGAYDAAVRAIERGECIVIYPEGTLTRDPDLWPMKGKTGAARIALATGCPVIPVGQWGAQEVLPPYTKKPLLVPRKNIVMKAGDPVDLGDLLAAPQGAATTAAATDRIMAAITGLVEDLRGETAPAERFDPRRRGLRETGNPNDDARRARRKRTR from the coding sequence GTGCGCGTCCGCAAGCTCGAGCAGAAACGCGGCTGGGCCATGACGGTCGCGGCGGTCATCCTCAAGCCGACGCTCCTCTCGGCGACGTCCCGCACGTGGATCGACGGCGAGAAGATCCCCGCCTCCGGCGGGTGCATCGTCGCGATCAACCACATCTCCCACGTCGACCCGCTGCTCTCCGCGCACTTCCTCTACGACCACGGCCGGCTGCCGCGCTACCTCGCGAAGTCGGGCCTGTTCGCCAACAAGTACCTCGGCGGCTTCCTGACCTCCGCCGGCCAGATCCCGGTCGAGCGGCTCAGCCGCAACGCGGTCGGCGCGTACGACGCCGCGGTCCGCGCCATCGAGCGCGGCGAGTGCATCGTGATCTACCCGGAGGGCACGCTCACGCGCGACCCCGACCTGTGGCCGATGAAGGGCAAGACGGGCGCGGCGCGCATCGCCCTCGCCACCGGCTGCCCCGTGATCCCGGTCGGCCAGTGGGGCGCGCAGGAGGTGCTGCCGCCGTACACGAAGAAGCCGCTGCTGGTGCCGCGCAAGAACATCGTGATGAAGGCGGGCGACCCCGTCGACCTGGGCGACCTGCTCGCGGCGCCCCAGGGCGCGGCGACGACCGCCGCCGCGACCGACCGGATCATGGCCGCGATCACCGGCCTGGTCGAGGACCTGCGCGGCGAGACCGCGCCCGCCGAGCGGTTCGACCCGCGCCGGCGCGGTCTCCGCGAGACCGGCAACCCGAACGACGATGCCCGCCGGGCGAGGAGGAAGCGCACCCGATGA
- the cofC gene encoding 2-phospho-L-lactate guanylyltransferase, whose product MSPDPAPPPCVVVVPVKPPTHGKSRLLGVDDEQRRALAEAFALDTVTAARAAAGVRAVLVVTDDFRLAAPLRALGCDVVPDGVTEDLNATLVQGAAEAVRRWPGAIPVALCADLPALRSDDLGAVLAEVVVEVTQGRAAFVRDRVGTGTTLYAAPHAGFEPRFGSGSAGRHAADGAVEVGVAHASVRADVDDVADLGVAMVLGLGEHTARASGRRATHPG is encoded by the coding sequence ATGAGTCCGGACCCTGCACCCCCGCCCTGCGTCGTCGTCGTGCCCGTGAAGCCGCCCACGCACGGCAAGTCCCGCCTGCTCGGCGTCGACGACGAGCAGCGCCGCGCGCTGGCCGAGGCCTTCGCGCTCGACACCGTCACGGCCGCGCGCGCCGCCGCGGGCGTCCGTGCCGTGCTGGTGGTCACCGACGACTTCCGGCTGGCCGCCCCGCTGCGCGCACTGGGCTGCGACGTCGTGCCCGACGGCGTGACCGAGGACCTCAACGCCACCCTGGTGCAGGGCGCCGCCGAGGCCGTGCGCCGCTGGCCGGGCGCGATCCCGGTCGCCCTGTGCGCGGACCTGCCGGCGCTGCGCTCCGACGACCTGGGTGCGGTGCTGGCCGAGGTGGTCGTCGAGGTGACGCAGGGGCGCGCTGCGTTCGTACGCGACCGCGTCGGCACCGGGACCACGCTCTACGCCGCACCGCACGCGGGTTTCGAGCCCCGGTTCGGCTCCGGCTCCGCGGGACGGCACGCCGCCGACGGCGCCGTGGAGGTGGGCGTCGCGCACGCGAGCGTCCGCGCGGACGTCGACGACGTCGCCGACCTCGGCGTGGCCATGGTGCTGGGCCTGGGCGAGCACACCGCCCGGGCAAGCGGAAGGCGGGCCACCCACCCGGGGTGA
- a CDS encoding HU family DNA-binding protein, with protein sequence MNKSELIDALAARYEGNRKQAAHALESVLDTITREVAKGEKVAITGFGSFEKAVRNARWVRNPQTGERMKSKKKSVPKFSAGKELKDVISGAKKLPKLTAATMPKPPASVRAAAAAVTGATTKSAAPAKKTTATKSAPAKKSSAKKAAPAKKTATKSTAAKKTTATKSAPAKKSSAKKAAPAKKTSAAKTTAAKTTAAKTTAAKKAPAKKAPAKKAPVKKATATKAPAKKAAKKS encoded by the coding sequence GTGAACAAGTCAGAGCTCATCGACGCGCTCGCCGCGCGTTACGAGGGGAACCGCAAGCAGGCGGCCCACGCACTGGAGTCGGTGCTCGACACCATCACCCGCGAGGTGGCCAAGGGGGAGAAGGTCGCCATCACGGGCTTCGGCTCGTTCGAGAAGGCGGTGCGCAACGCGCGCTGGGTCCGCAACCCGCAGACCGGCGAGCGGATGAAGTCCAAGAAGAAGTCCGTGCCGAAGTTCTCCGCCGGCAAGGAGCTCAAGGACGTCATCTCGGGTGCGAAGAAGCTGCCCAAGCTGACCGCCGCGACGATGCCCAAGCCGCCCGCCAGCGTGCGCGCTGCCGCGGCCGCGGTGACCGGTGCGACCACCAAGTCCGCCGCCCCGGCGAAGAAGACGACGGCGACGAAGTCCGCGCCGGCGAAGAAGTCCAGCGCGAAGAAGGCGGCCCCGGCCAAGAAGACGGCGACGAAGTCGACGGCTGCGAAGAAGACGACGGCGACGAAGTCCGCGCCGGCGAAGAAGTCCAGCGCGAAGAAGGCCGCCCCGGCCAAGAAGACGTCGGCTGCCAAGACGACCGCTGCCAAGACCACTGCCGCCAAGACGACCGCCGCCAAGAAGGCGCCTGCCAAGAAGGCTCCGGCCAAGAAGGCTCCGGTGAAGAAGGCGACGGCCACGAAGGCCCCGGCCAAGAAGGCCGCGAAGAAGTCCTGA
- the leuD gene encoding 3-isopropylmalate dehydratase small subunit: MDAFTTHTGVGVPLKRSNVDTDQIIPAVYLKRVTRTGFEDGLFAAWRGDPDFVLNDPTYAGGSVLVAGPDFGTGSSREHAVWALQNYGFRVVISSRFADIFRGNSGKAGLLAAQVDEKVVQRLWDWLEDHPGGEITVDLESRTVRAGAGDDAVEDSFDIDDYTRWRLLEGLDDIGITLGHEDDIVAFESSRPAWKPVTA, encoded by the coding sequence ATGGATGCGTTCACCACCCACACCGGCGTCGGCGTCCCGCTGAAGCGCAGCAACGTCGACACCGACCAGATCATCCCCGCGGTCTACCTCAAGCGGGTGACCCGCACCGGCTTCGAGGACGGGCTGTTCGCGGCGTGGCGCGGCGATCCGGACTTCGTGCTCAACGACCCGACCTACGCCGGCGGCTCGGTGCTCGTCGCCGGTCCCGACTTCGGCACCGGCAGCTCGCGCGAGCACGCCGTCTGGGCCTTGCAGAACTACGGCTTCAGGGTCGTCATCTCCTCGCGCTTCGCCGACATCTTCCGCGGCAACTCCGGCAAGGCCGGTCTGCTCGCCGCCCAGGTGGACGAGAAGGTCGTGCAGCGGCTGTGGGACTGGCTCGAGGACCACCCCGGCGGGGAGATCACGGTCGACCTGGAGAGCCGCACGGTCCGCGCGGGCGCCGGTGACGACGCGGTCGAGGACTCCTTCGACATCGACGACTACACGCGCTGGCGGCTGCTCGAGGGCCTCGACGACATCGGGATCACCCTCGGCCACGAGGACGACATCGTCGCGTTCGAGTCGTCGCGACCTGCGTGGAAGCCCGTCACAGCCTGA
- the leuC gene encoding 3-isopropylmalate dehydratase large subunit, with product MGKTLSEKVWDEHVVRSAAGEPDLLYIDLHLLHEVTSPQAFDGLRLAHRTVRRPDLTLATEDHNVPTIDWDKPIADPVSRTQVETLRKNTAEFGVRLHPLGDVEQGIVHVVGPQLGLTQPGMTIVCGDSHTSTHGAFGAIAFGIGTSEVEHVLATQTLTQARPRTMAVTVNGSLPDGVTAKDLVLTLITHTGTGGGQGYIVEYRGQAIEELSMEGRMTVCNMSIEWGAKAGLIAPDQTTFDYIEGKPEAPKGADWDAAVAHWKTLRTDDDAVFDAEIVLDASTMTPFVTWGTNPGQGAPLGATVPSPDDFDEPNDKVATEKALQYMGLEAGTPLREVKVDTVFVGSCTNGRIEDLRLAASILEGRHVADDTRLLVVPGSVRVRLQAEAEGLDQVFLAAGAEWRGAGCSMCLGMNPDQLAPGERSASTSNRNFEGRQGKGGRTHLVSVPVAAATAVRGTLSSPADLAPVADLQEV from the coding sequence ATGGGCAAGACCCTGTCGGAGAAGGTGTGGGACGAGCACGTCGTCCGCAGCGCGGCCGGAGAGCCCGACCTGCTCTACATCGACCTCCACCTGCTGCACGAGGTCACCTCGCCGCAGGCCTTCGACGGGCTCCGCCTCGCCCACCGCACCGTGCGCCGGCCGGACCTCACGCTCGCCACCGAGGACCACAACGTCCCGACGATCGACTGGGACAAGCCGATCGCCGACCCCGTGAGCCGCACGCAGGTCGAGACGCTGCGCAAGAACACCGCCGAGTTCGGCGTCCGGCTGCACCCGCTCGGTGACGTCGAGCAGGGCATCGTGCACGTCGTCGGACCCCAGCTCGGGCTCACGCAGCCCGGCATGACGATCGTCTGCGGCGACTCGCACACCTCGACCCACGGGGCGTTCGGCGCCATCGCCTTCGGCATCGGCACGTCCGAGGTCGAGCACGTGCTCGCCACCCAGACGCTCACCCAGGCGCGGCCGAGGACGATGGCCGTCACGGTCAACGGGAGCCTGCCCGACGGCGTCACCGCCAAGGACCTCGTGCTGACCCTGATCACCCACACCGGCACGGGTGGCGGCCAGGGCTACATCGTGGAGTACCGCGGCCAGGCCATCGAGGAGCTCTCGATGGAGGGCCGGATGACGGTCTGCAACATGTCGATCGAGTGGGGCGCCAAGGCCGGGTTGATCGCCCCCGACCAGACGACCTTCGACTACATCGAGGGCAAGCCCGAGGCGCCGAAGGGCGCCGACTGGGACGCCGCGGTCGCGCACTGGAAGACGCTGCGCACCGACGACGACGCGGTCTTCGACGCCGAGATCGTCCTCGACGCCTCGACGATGACGCCGTTCGTCACGTGGGGCACCAACCCGGGGCAGGGCGCGCCCCTCGGCGCCACCGTCCCGAGCCCGGACGACTTCGACGAGCCCAACGACAAGGTGGCGACCGAGAAGGCCCTGCAGTACATGGGTCTCGAGGCCGGCACGCCGCTGCGCGAGGTCAAGGTCGACACCGTCTTCGTGGGCTCGTGCACCAACGGCCGCATCGAGGACCTCCGTCTCGCCGCGTCGATCCTCGAGGGTCGCCACGTCGCCGACGACACCCGCCTGCTCGTGGTGCCCGGCTCGGTGCGCGTACGTCTCCAGGCCGAGGCGGAGGGGCTCGACCAGGTCTTCCTCGCCGCCGGCGCCGAGTGGCGCGGTGCGGGCTGCTCGATGTGCCTGGGCATGAACCCCGACCAGCTCGCGCCCGGCGAGCGCAGCGCGTCGACGTCGAACCGCAACTTCGAGGGCCGGCAGGGCAAGGGCGGTCGTACGCACCTGGTGTCCGTGCCGGTCGCCGCCGCCACCGCGGTGCGCGGCACCCTCTCGTCCCCGGCCGACCTGGCCCCCGTCGCCGACCTGCAGGAGGTCTGA